A genome region from Vulpes lagopus strain Blue_001 chromosome 7, ASM1834538v1, whole genome shotgun sequence includes the following:
- the ODF3L2 gene encoding outer dense fiber protein 3-like protein 2 isoform X1 — MQGRGKSRGLEVTPGPGAYSPEKVAPVRQRTPPAFTLGSRLRPQLQDTSAPAPNTYTLPSLWGSQILTKPSSPSYTAAGRTPPARPPQDPAEIPGPGQYESPDPNTYRQRRPAFTMLGRPRAPRPPEETPGPGTHRPEQVTVTKARAPAFTMGIRHSTRAATMPVDIAP; from the exons ATGCAGGGCCGGGGCAAGTCTCGGG GTCTGGAGGTGACACCAGGCCCTGGGGCCTACAGCCCAGAGAAGGTGGCCCCTGTGCGCCAGCGGACGCCCCCGGCCTTCACTCTGGGCTCCCGCCTGCGCCCGCAGCTCCAGGACACCTCCGCGCCGGCCCCCAACACCTACACGCTGCCCTCCCTCTGGGGCTCCCAGATACTCACCaagcccagcagccccagctaCACGGCGGCGGGCCGcacgccccccgcccgcccccctcaGGACCCTGCTGAGATACCAGGCCCGGGCCAGTACGAAAGCCCAGACCCCAACACCTACCGTCAGCGGCGGCCCGCCTTCACCATGCTgggccggccccgcgccccccgccccccagaggaGACTCCTGGACCGGGCACCCACAGACCTGAGCAGGTCACCGTGACCAAAGCCAGGGCCCCAGCCTTCACCATGGGCATCCGCCACTCCACACGGGCTGCCACCATGCCTGTGGACATCGCACCCTGA
- the ODF3L2 gene encoding outer dense fiber protein 3-like protein 2 isoform X3, whose translation MTGGAALQAAQAPQRCRRRALAAPDPSASPQDASPGPVYFLDPKVTRFGRSCTPAYSMQGRGKSRGLEVTPGPGAYSPEKVAPVRQRTPPAFTLGSRLRPQLQDTSAPAPNTYTLPSLWGSQILTKPSSPSYTAAGRTPPARPPQDPAEIPGPGQYESPDPNTYRQRRPAFTMLGRPRAPRPPEETPGPGTHRPEQVTVTKARAPAFTMGIRHSTRAATMPVDIAP comes from the exons ATGACCGGGGGTGCCGCCCTGCAGGCCGCCCAGGCCCCCCAGCGCTGTCGCCGTCGCGCTCTGGCGGCGCCGGACCCTTCAG cctccccacaggaCGCCAGCCCTGGGCCCGTCTACTTCCTGGACCCAAAAGTCACCCGGTTTGGCCGAAGCTGCACCCCTGCCTACTCCATGCAGGGCCGGGGCAAGTCTCGGG GTCTGGAGGTGACACCAGGCCCTGGGGCCTACAGCCCAGAGAAGGTGGCCCCTGTGCGCCAGCGGACGCCCCCGGCCTTCACTCTGGGCTCCCGCCTGCGCCCGCAGCTCCAGGACACCTCCGCGCCGGCCCCCAACACCTACACGCTGCCCTCCCTCTGGGGCTCCCAGATACTCACCaagcccagcagccccagctaCACGGCGGCGGGCCGcacgccccccgcccgcccccctcaGGACCCTGCTGAGATACCAGGCCCGGGCCAGTACGAAAGCCCAGACCCCAACACCTACCGTCAGCGGCGGCCCGCCTTCACCATGCTgggccggccccgcgccccccgccccccagaggaGACTCCTGGACCGGGCACCCACAGACCTGAGCAGGTCACCGTGACCAAAGCCAGGGCCCCAGCCTTCACCATGGGCATCCGCCACTCCACACGGGCTGCCACCATGCCTGTGGACATCGCACCCTGA
- the ODF3L2 gene encoding outer dense fiber protein 3-like protein 2 isoform X2 — protein sequence MGTLGANPALRLSAAPQSPETGPRQPCGAAPLESGSGPGLYVLPSTVGFLNHDCTRAVSPAYSLFWRPGPASPQDASPGPVYFLDPKVTRFGRSCTPAYSMQGRGKSRGLEVTPGPGAYSPEKVAPVRQRTPPAFTLGSRLRPQLQDTSAPAPNTYTLPSLWGSQILTKPSSPSYTAAGRTPPARPPQDPAEIPGPGQYESPDPNTYRQRRPAFTMLGRPRAPRPPEETPGPGTHRPEQVTVTKARAPAFTMGIRHSTRAATMPVDIAP from the exons ATGGGGACCCTGGGAGCCAACCCGGCCCTGCGACTGAGCGCGGCCCCCCAGAGTCCGGAGACCGGCCCGAGGCAGCCCTGCGGGGCAGCCCCCTTGGAGAGCG GCTCTGGGCCTGGCTTGTACGTCCTGCCATCCACCGTGGGCTTCCTCAACCACGACTGCACCAGGGCGGTCAGCCCGGCCTACTCGCTCTTCTGGAGGCCCGGCCCTG cctccccacaggaCGCCAGCCCTGGGCCCGTCTACTTCCTGGACCCAAAAGTCACCCGGTTTGGCCGAAGCTGCACCCCTGCCTACTCCATGCAGGGCCGGGGCAAGTCTCGGG GTCTGGAGGTGACACCAGGCCCTGGGGCCTACAGCCCAGAGAAGGTGGCCCCTGTGCGCCAGCGGACGCCCCCGGCCTTCACTCTGGGCTCCCGCCTGCGCCCGCAGCTCCAGGACACCTCCGCGCCGGCCCCCAACACCTACACGCTGCCCTCCCTCTGGGGCTCCCAGATACTCACCaagcccagcagccccagctaCACGGCGGCGGGCCGcacgccccccgcccgcccccctcaGGACCCTGCTGAGATACCAGGCCCGGGCCAGTACGAAAGCCCAGACCCCAACACCTACCGTCAGCGGCGGCCCGCCTTCACCATGCTgggccggccccgcgccccccgccccccagaggaGACTCCTGGACCGGGCACCCACAGACCTGAGCAGGTCACCGTGACCAAAGCCAGGGCCCCAGCCTTCACCATGGGCATCCGCCACTCCACACGGGCTGCCACCATGCCTGTGGACATCGCACCCTGA